One stretch of Xanthomonas sp. DAR 35659 DNA includes these proteins:
- a CDS encoding sensor domain-containing diguanylate cyclase — protein MHQRYEGPPDPVSGEAYARQLRNGFAALRFDPPLEQAYRRYIASTMGFAQRVAASLGVLIALALLTWDAWHFGWSGSTGLVGYAVAIRAATLLALLWVAVSIHRASTHGPGRAALLLLVGGTGLVLSSIGYPPQELRYAAAVMTLVIVAGFFPLGLALWQSVAVALALCAISAAAAQLLLDGPARDAYLRLQWLLWAAVPIGAVGGYLREHSRREGFLQRRVRDDEALRDALTGLGDRRRFEEHLAVALAETRRLQRGLALILVELDGYAAFVQRYGAQEADRAVVDVAEVLQCLLRPMDVTMRIEADRFALVLYDASGAHLRQVAPALRDMVELLAIAHADMANEQLGVSVGALLATPADTAATLMQRAEDLLLRARIGGGNQVVLAEDTGW, from the coding sequence ATGCACCAACGCTACGAAGGACCGCCCGACCCCGTGTCCGGCGAGGCCTACGCCAGGCAGTTGCGCAACGGCTTCGCCGCGTTGCGCTTCGATCCGCCGCTGGAACAGGCCTACCGCCGCTACATCGCCTCGACCATGGGCTTCGCGCAGCGCGTGGCCGCGTCGCTGGGCGTGCTGATCGCGCTGGCGCTGTTGACCTGGGATGCATGGCATTTCGGCTGGAGCGGCAGCACCGGGCTGGTCGGCTACGCGGTGGCGATCCGCGCCGCCACCCTGCTGGCGCTGCTGTGGGTGGCGGTGTCGATCCATCGTGCGTCCACGCACGGGCCAGGGCGGGCGGCGCTGCTGCTGCTGGTCGGCGGCACCGGGCTGGTGCTGTCGAGCATCGGCTATCCGCCGCAGGAATTGCGCTATGCCGCGGCGGTGATGACGCTGGTGATCGTCGCCGGCTTCTTCCCGCTGGGCCTGGCCTTGTGGCAGAGCGTGGCGGTGGCGCTCGCGTTGTGCGCGATCAGCGCCGCCGCCGCGCAGCTGTTGCTGGACGGCCCGGCGCGCGACGCCTACCTGCGGCTGCAATGGTTGCTGTGGGCGGCGGTGCCGATCGGCGCGGTCGGCGGCTACCTGCGCGAGCATTCGCGTCGCGAAGGATTTCTGCAGCGGCGGGTACGCGACGACGAGGCCTTGCGCGATGCGCTGACCGGCCTTGGCGATCGCCGCCGTTTCGAAGAGCACCTGGCGGTGGCGCTGGCCGAAACCCGGCGCCTGCAGCGCGGATTGGCGTTGATCCTGGTCGAACTGGATGGATACGCCGCCTTCGTGCAGCGCTACGGCGCGCAGGAGGCCGATCGCGCCGTGGTGGACGTGGCCGAGGTGCTGCAATGCCTGCTGCGGCCGATGGACGTGACCATGCGCATCGAGGCCGATCGCTTCGCACTGGTGCTGTACGACGCCAGCGGCGCGCACCTGCGGCAGGTGGCGCCGGCGTTGCGCGACATGGTCGAGCTGCTGGCGATCGCGCACGCCGACATGGCCAACGAACAGCTCGGCGTCAGCGTCGGCGCCCTGCTCGCCACGCCCGCCGACACCGCTGCAACCCTGATGCAACGTGCCGAGGACTTGCTGCTGCGCGCGCGCATCGGCGGCGGCAACCAGGTGGTGCTGGCCGAGGACACGGGTTGGTAG